A section of the Candidatus Binatia bacterium genome encodes:
- the rlmN gene encoding 23S rRNA (adenine(2503)-C(2))-methyltransferase RlmN translates to MHNPTADICGLTLREFAALNHTSVKAAREAYCHTMRTAAGLALPRITRREQQDAVLKFCLEAHGTAGVSPFETESVIIPMNSYRGSNWHTLCVSSQVGCRMGCTFCETARMGLLRNLSAAEIVSQFLVAREVMAERGLTPSKPYRYFLSGIQNIVFMGMGEPLDNFEEVTQAIRVLTEPNGIAFPYTQITLSTVGRIDGLRRLAELNWPNLRLAISLNAPNDELRNQLMPINKRMPLAELHRALVAYPLARRGLFLIEYVLIKDVNDSPEQARETAKWCRDLRCVVNLIPYNPQRDATYETPDEAAIFRFLTELRRNGIFVKRRLTHGRDLMGACGQLGNPALRKSAPFQKVD, encoded by the coding sequence GTGCACAATCCCACAGCCGACATTTGCGGCCTGACGTTGCGCGAATTCGCCGCCTTGAACCACACCAGCGTGAAGGCCGCACGTGAGGCGTATTGCCACACCATGCGCACGGCGGCAGGCCTGGCGCTCCCGAGAATCACCCGCCGTGAGCAACAAGACGCGGTGCTGAAATTCTGTCTGGAGGCCCACGGTACGGCCGGCGTGTCTCCGTTCGAGACCGAGTCCGTGATCATCCCCATGAACAGCTATCGCGGCTCCAACTGGCACACCCTCTGTGTATCGTCGCAGGTGGGCTGTCGTATGGGCTGCACTTTCTGCGAAACCGCCCGCATGGGCCTGCTGCGCAACCTATCGGCCGCCGAGATCGTCAGCCAGTTTCTCGTCGCTCGCGAGGTGATGGCGGAGCGCGGTCTCACGCCGTCAAAGCCCTACCGCTATTTCCTCAGCGGCATCCAAAACATCGTCTTCATGGGTATGGGTGAACCACTCGACAATTTCGAAGAGGTGACCCAGGCGATTCGAGTCCTCACCGAGCCCAATGGCATCGCCTTTCCGTATACCCAGATCACCCTCTCCACGGTCGGTCGCATCGACGGCCTGCGTAGACTTGCGGAGCTGAACTGGCCCAACCTGCGGCTGGCGATTTCGCTCAACGCGCCGAACGACGAGCTGCGCAACCAGCTCATGCCGATCAACAAACGCATGCCGCTGGCGGAGCTGCACCGTGCTCTCGTGGCATACCCGCTGGCGCGCCGCGGGCTGTTCCTGATCGAGTACGTGCTGATCAAGGACGTCAACGACTCGCCCGAACAGGCTCGCGAAACCGCCAAATGGTGCCGCGACTTGCGCTGCGTCGTCAACCTGATCCCGTACAACCCGCAGCGTGACGCCACCTACGAAACGCCCGACGAAGCAGCGATCTTTCGCTTTCTGACCGAGCTGAGACGGAACGGCATCTTTGTAAAGCGCCGTCTGACTCATGGAC
- a CDS encoding methyltransferase has protein sequence MWRNGALTGLPAAAVTQPAEPTPERIMQLGLGFWGSKALLSAVELGVFTELAKAPLGGQRLAERLGLHPRSYRDFFDALVALGMLERRGDVYANTAETDFLLDRAKPSYVGGLLEMGNARLYACWGALTEALRTGQPQSEAKDAGNPFDALYSDANGLRAFLQAMTGVSMGTAKVIARKFPWDRYKSFVDIGAAQGATPVQIALAHGDLTGGGYDLPAVGPIFEAYVKSFGLSGRLRFYPGNFFSDALPSADVLIMGHILHDWNLDEKQMLIAKAYAALPPGGALVIYEALIDDDRRRNAFGMLMSLNMLIETPGGFDYTGADCSGWMRAAGFRETRVEHLAGPDSMVVGIK, from the coding sequence ATGTGGCGGAATGGCGCGCTCACAGGCCTGCCCGCTGCTGCTGTGACGCAGCCCGCGGAGCCCACTCCCGAACGCATCATGCAGCTCGGCCTCGGGTTCTGGGGTTCAAAGGCGTTGCTCAGTGCGGTCGAACTCGGCGTGTTTACCGAGTTGGCCAAGGCACCGCTTGGCGGGCAGAGGCTGGCCGAGCGACTCGGGCTCCATCCTCGGAGCTACCGCGATTTCTTCGATGCGCTGGTGGCGCTCGGCATGCTGGAGCGGCGCGGGGACGTGTATGCGAACACGGCCGAGACAGACTTTCTGCTCGATCGCGCCAAGCCTTCCTATGTTGGCGGTCTGCTGGAGATGGGCAACGCGCGCCTCTACGCCTGCTGGGGCGCCCTCACCGAAGCTTTGCGCACCGGTCAGCCGCAGAGCGAAGCCAAAGACGCCGGCAACCCATTCGACGCGTTGTACAGCGATGCCAACGGGCTGCGGGCTTTCCTGCAGGCGATGACCGGGGTCAGCATGGGAACCGCCAAAGTGATCGCCCGGAAATTCCCGTGGGATCGTTACAAGAGCTTTGTCGACATCGGCGCCGCGCAAGGCGCAACCCCGGTACAGATTGCGCTGGCGCACGGTGACCTCACCGGCGGCGGTTACGATCTGCCCGCCGTCGGGCCGATCTTCGAAGCCTACGTGAAGTCCTTCGGGCTCAGCGGCCGCCTGCGCTTCTATCCCGGCAACTTCTTCAGCGACGCATTGCCGTCGGCGGACGTGCTCATCATGGGCCACATCCTGCACGACTGGAACCTCGATGAGAAACAGATGCTGATCGCCAAAGCCTACGCCGCACTGCCACCCGGCGGCGCGCTGGTGATCTACGAAGCGCTCATCGATGACGACCGGCGGCGCAACGCGTTCGGGATGCTGATGAGTCTCAACATGCTGATCGAGACGCCGGGCGGCTTCGACTACACCGGCGCCGACTGCTCGGGCTGGATGCGCGCCGCCGGGTTCCGCGAGACCAGGGTGGAACATCTCGCCGGCCCCGACTCGATGGTGGTTGGGATCAAGTAA
- a CDS encoding aspartate aminotransferase family protein encodes MANLIPNLDEIERLDRAHVIHPITEFRQQEKHGSKIFVGGRGIELKLADGRTLIDGFSGLFNINVGHGRKEIADAVAAQMSKLAYYPSFWDFGNEPATRLAEKVVGLLPKDRHLNHILFHSGGSEANECNFKFARIYHALRGKQSKVKIISRRWAFHGATRSAGSATGILAYHMFIEQDASHAYFAPPYCYRCEFGKTYPDCGLACANDLDTVIQQEGADTVAAVILEPVMGTGGVLVPPPDYFGRIEEICKRHDVLLILDEVVTGFGRTGHWFGMQHWNIKPDLVSLAKGMSSGYLPLSASVISDQVYDTIRDEMPDGIPFMFGLTYNNHPTCCAAGLANIEIIEGEGLVENAKVVGAYLLERLHETFGRSPIVGEIRGAGLLAAMEIVRDQTTKEPFPNVEDPHHIVAAAFQRGLIARALFQCVALSPPLISTKADIDRMVSILQEVWPAAEREILGGKD; translated from the coding sequence ATGGCGAATCTCATTCCCAACCTCGACGAGATCGAGCGGCTCGATCGGGCCCACGTCATTCACCCGATCACCGAGTTTCGCCAGCAGGAGAAGCACGGCTCGAAGATCTTCGTCGGCGGCCGCGGCATCGAGTTGAAGCTGGCGGATGGCCGCACGCTGATCGACGGTTTCTCCGGGCTGTTCAACATCAACGTCGGCCACGGGCGCAAAGAGATCGCCGACGCCGTGGCGGCACAGATGAGCAAGCTCGCTTACTACCCGAGCTTTTGGGATTTCGGCAACGAGCCGGCCACGCGGCTGGCGGAGAAGGTCGTGGGCCTGCTCCCGAAGGACCGCCACCTCAACCATATTCTCTTCCACAGCGGCGGCAGCGAAGCCAACGAGTGCAACTTCAAGTTCGCCCGGATCTACCACGCGCTGCGCGGCAAGCAATCCAAGGTGAAGATCATTTCACGTCGTTGGGCCTTCCACGGGGCAACCCGTAGCGCCGGCTCGGCCACTGGCATCCTGGCGTATCACATGTTTATCGAGCAGGACGCCTCGCACGCTTACTTTGCCCCGCCCTACTGCTACCGCTGCGAGTTCGGCAAGACGTACCCCGATTGCGGGCTGGCGTGCGCCAATGACCTGGACACCGTGATCCAGCAGGAAGGCGCCGACACAGTGGCGGCCGTGATTCTCGAGCCGGTGATGGGCACGGGTGGCGTCCTCGTTCCGCCGCCGGATTACTTCGGTCGGATTGAGGAGATCTGCAAGCGCCACGATGTCCTGCTCATCCTCGACGAGGTGGTCACCGGTTTCGGGCGGACGGGACACTGGTTCGGGATGCAGCACTGGAACATCAAACCCGACCTCGTGTCCCTGGCGAAGGGGATGTCATCCGGCTATCTGCCGCTTTCCGCCTCGGTGATCTCCGATCAGGTTTACGACACCATTCGCGACGAGATGCCGGACGGCATCCCGTTCATGTTCGGCCTCACCTACAACAACCATCCGACCTGTTGCGCTGCCGGCCTTGCCAACATCGAGATCATCGAAGGCGAAGGCCTGGTGGAGAACGCGAAAGTGGTGGGGGCCTACTTACTCGAACGACTACACGAGACTTTCGGCCGTTCGCCTATCGTCGGGGAGATCCGCGGCGCCGGCTTGCTGGCGGCAATGGAGATCGTGCGCGACCAGACGACGAAGGAACCGTTCCCCAACGTTGAAGATCCGCACCACATCGTCGCCGCCGCCTTCCAGCGTGGCCTCATCGCCCGCGCCCTGTTCCAGTGTGTCGCACTCTCGCCACCGCTGATCTCGACCAAAGCGGACATCGACCGTATGGTCAGCATCCTGCAAGAGGTGTGGCCCGCCGCCGAGCGGGAGATTCTGGGCGGCAAGGACTGA